From a region of the Odoribacter splanchnicus DSM 20712 genome:
- the hypD gene encoding trans-4-hydroxy-L-proline dehydratase: MKMTERIRKLREQSLNAENRISAERALLITEFYQSGMADAEPVPVQRALAFKYILEHKYICVNEGELIVGERGPAPKATPTYPEICIHSLQDLEILNDRPKVSFKSDETTRAAYRDIIIPYWKGKSNRDRIFQNLPQEWKEAYTAGVFTEFQEQRAPGHTALGIKMFRTGLLDLKEEIAESLAKTDLVNDPEGVDKRDELRAMDIVCDAMIRYAERYAERLEELAAEEKDPVRKKELEKMAAICRRVPAHAPTTVHEALQHYWFIHLGVVTELNPWDSFNPGRLDQSLYPLYKKQLEEGTVTQEEVYEMLQSFWVKFNNHPSPPKVGVTAEESNTYTDFCLINVGGVKEDGSDGVNEMSYILLDVIREMRLLQPSSMIQVSKKNPDRFIRAAVEIIKTGFGQPSVFNTDALVQEMLRAGKDVRDARNGGCSGCVETGAFGTEAYILTGYFNLPKILELTLNDGFDKRTGKQIGLKTGTATDYRTYEELFAAYKAQVQHFMRIKLTGNNIIERIFMKYMPVPFLSVLIEDCIRNGKDYMCGGARYNSSYVQGVGLGSITDMLTALRYHVYDKKTIAMETMEKALANDFKGFEELQYQLVYHTPKYGNDDDYADEQEVQVFDMYYDVLSGHKSPRGADYRVNMLPTTCHVYFGKVTGATPDGRNAWKVLSEGISPVQGADTNGPTAVIRSAAKIDHIKTGGTLLNQKFTPSLLSTEEGCNNLVHLIRAYFRMDGHHIQFNVVDADTLREAQKHPEDYRDLIVRVAGYSDYFNDLGEDLQNEIICRTEQTTF, translated from the coding sequence ATGAAAATGACCGAACGAATCAGAAAACTGCGTGAGCAGAGTCTGAATGCTGAGAATCGGATCTCGGCGGAAAGAGCTTTACTGATTACTGAATTTTATCAATCGGGGATGGCCGATGCCGAACCGGTACCGGTTCAACGGGCTTTAGCGTTTAAATATATCCTGGAACATAAGTATATTTGTGTGAATGAGGGTGAATTGATTGTCGGCGAGCGGGGACCGGCCCCGAAGGCTACTCCGACTTATCCCGAAATCTGTATCCACTCGTTACAAGATCTCGAGATATTGAACGATCGCCCGAAAGTATCCTTTAAATCCGATGAAACTACCCGGGCTGCTTACCGGGATATCATTATTCCCTACTGGAAAGGGAAAAGTAATCGCGACCGGATATTTCAGAATTTGCCACAGGAGTGGAAAGAGGCTTATACTGCCGGTGTATTTACGGAATTTCAGGAACAAAGGGCGCCGGGACATACGGCTTTAGGGATAAAGATGTTTCGTACCGGGTTGTTGGATTTGAAAGAAGAAATAGCCGAAAGTCTGGCTAAGACCGACCTGGTAAACGATCCGGAAGGCGTGGATAAACGCGACGAGCTGAGGGCGATGGATATCGTTTGTGATGCAATGATCCGCTATGCCGAACGGTATGCCGAACGCCTGGAAGAGCTGGCGGCTGAAGAAAAAGACCCGGTGAGAAAGAAAGAGCTGGAGAAAATGGCTGCGATTTGTCGTCGGGTACCGGCTCATGCTCCGACAACCGTTCATGAGGCATTACAACATTATTGGTTTATCCATTTGGGTGTGGTTACCGAATTGAATCCCTGGGACTCTTTCAATCCCGGACGTTTGGATCAGAGCCTGTATCCGCTGTATAAAAAACAGCTGGAAGAGGGGACGGTCACTCAGGAAGAAGTATACGAAATGTTGCAGTCTTTCTGGGTGAAATTCAACAACCATCCTTCTCCGCCCAAAGTGGGGGTTACGGCTGAAGAAAGTAATACTTATACCGATTTTTGTCTGATCAATGTCGGAGGGGTGAAGGAAGACGGTAGCGACGGGGTGAACGAGATGTCGTATATCCTGCTGGATGTAATCCGGGAGATGCGTTTACTGCAACCCAGTTCGATGATTCAGGTCAGTAAGAAAAATCCGGACCGTTTTATCCGGGCTGCTGTCGAAATCATCAAAACCGGCTTCGGTCAACCGTCGGTGTTCAATACGGATGCTTTGGTACAGGAAATGTTGCGGGCGGGAAAAGATGTCCGCGATGCCCGGAACGGCGGGTGCTCGGGATGTGTGGAAACCGGGGCTTTCGGTACCGAAGCTTATATCCTTACCGGCTATTTTAATCTGCCGAAAATTCTGGAATTGACCCTGAACGACGGATTCGATAAGCGGACCGGCAAACAGATCGGTCTGAAAACCGGGACAGCTACAGATTATCGGACCTATGAGGAATTGTTTGCAGCCTATAAGGCACAGGTACAACATTTTATGCGGATCAAACTGACCGGTAACAATATCATCGAACGCATATTTATGAAATATATGCCGGTACCTTTCTTGTCCGTACTGATCGAAGATTGTATCCGGAACGGAAAAGATTATATGTGTGGTGGCGCCCGTTACAACAGTAGCTATGTGCAAGGGGTGGGCCTGGGTAGCATTACGGATATGCTGACCGCTTTACGCTATCATGTGTATGATAAAAAGACCATCGCGATGGAGACTATGGAGAAAGCTTTGGCGAACGATTTCAAAGGGTTCGAAGAGTTGCAGTATCAGTTGGTGTATCATACTCCGAAATACGGTAACGATGATGATTATGCCGACGAGCAGGAGGTACAGGTGTTCGATATGTACTATGATGTTTTGTCGGGACATAAATCTCCCCGGGGGGCGGACTATCGGGTAAATATGTTGCCTACTACCTGTCATGTTTATTTCGGTAAAGTGACCGGAGCTACTCCGGATGGACGGAATGCCTGGAAAGTGCTGTCGGAAGGCATCTCTCCGGTCCAGGGGGCCGATACGAACGGACCGACGGCAGTCATCCGTTCTGCCGCCAAAATCGATCATATCAAAACCGGCGGGACGTTACTGAATCAGAAATTTACTCCTTCGCTTCTTTCAACCGAAGAAGGATGTAATAATCTGGTACATCTGATCCGGGCTTATTTCCGGATGGACGGGCATCATATCCAGTTTAATGTGGTCGATGCCGATACGCTCCGGGAAGCTCAGAAACATCCCGAAGACTACAGGGATCTGATTGTCCGGGTTGCCGGATATAGTGATTATTTCAACGACCTGGGCGAAGATTTGCAGAACGAGATCATTTGTCGTACGGAACAAACGACATTTTAA